One part of the Clarias gariepinus isolate MV-2021 ecotype Netherlands chromosome 24, CGAR_prim_01v2, whole genome shotgun sequence genome encodes these proteins:
- the rnf224 gene encoding RING finger protein 224, with protein sequence MMEDVVAVSDAPAEENEVSAAQSSRDSRKLDCIICYSAYNLVERLPRKLYCGHTFCQDCLRRLDTVINEQLWIPCPQCRQNTPVPRGGAVGLDLDLAAFLGVKAEVENQRSSPQKTPLETKLSFIKQPITDQPPSAWPNMALTEPRFHTSPCCRHCRFCCWWC encoded by the exons ATGATGGAGGATGTAGTCGCCGTGTCCGACGCTCCAGCTGAGGAGAATGAGGTCTCAGCTGCCCAGTCCTCTAGAGACAGTCGGAAGCTTGACTGCATCATCTGTTACAGCGCCTATAACCTGGTCGAAAGGCTTCCACGCAAGCTCTACTGCGGCCACACATTCTGTCAGGACTGCCTGAGACGACTGGATACGGTCATTAACGAGCAG TTGTGGATCCCTTGTCCTCAATGTCGTCAAAACACTCCTGTACCTCGAGGAGGTGCCGTCGGTCTGGACCTGGACCTGGCTGCGTTCTTGGGTGTAAAAGCTGAGGTGGAGAACCAGCGAAGCAGCCCACAGAAAACCCCCCTGGAGACCAAGCTGTCATTTATTAAGCAGCCGATCACAGATCAGCCTCCATCCGCTTGGCCCAACATGGCGCTGACTGAGCCACGCTTCCACACCAGCCCCTGCTGTAGACATTGCCGGTtctgctgctggtggtgttaG
- the si:ch211-202f5.3 gene encoding uncharacterized protein si:ch211-202f5.3, whose protein sequence is MNLSLNNPYGDVSIPRAKLRSYDDSSTIIINPMALESSYNGSVSHNPYGSFKVPGGDGVSGVPVYGQSKDTNRNGTYTVKEDEEQVSRCYACCCRCRRKK, encoded by the coding sequence ATGAATCTCTCGTTGAACAACCCTTATGGCGATGTCAGCATTCCCAGAGCCAAGCTGCGCTCATATGACGACTCTAGCACGATCATCATTAACCCCATGGCGCTGGAGAGCTCGTACAATGGGAGCGTTTCCCATAACCCGTATGGCAGTTTCAAAGTCCCGGGAGGAGACGGCGTGTCCGGTGTGCCTGTTTATGGACAGTCTAAAGACACCAACCGGAACGGCACCTACACCGTAAAGGAGGATGAGGAGCAAGTGAGCCGCTGCTACGCTTGCTGCTGCCGCTGTCGCAGGAAGAAGTGA